A DNA window from Desulfovibrio sp. JC010 contains the following coding sequences:
- a CDS encoding TrbC/VirB2 family protein: protein MKTNKHKYLPLLAILLLAALPDAAFASNSINELSTPMEMVVGTITGPVGRWICIGGMGISGIAFIMKREELEGGFKTLLKTVFGMSFVALAASIVDSIFSFSGAVI from the coding sequence ATGAAAACAAATAAGCATAAATATCTGCCCCTTCTGGCAATACTCCTGCTGGCCGCTCTGCCTGACGCAGCCTTTGCTTCCAATTCAATCAATGAACTCAGCACGCCCATGGAAATGGTGGTCGGCACCATCACCGGTCCGGTTGGTCGCTGGATCTGCATCGGCGGCATGGGGATTTCCGGCATCGCTTTCATCATGAAAAGGGAAGAACTTGAAGGCGGCTTCAAGACCCTGCTCAAAACAGTATTCGGCATGTCATTTGTTGCGCTGGCCGCATCAATTGTCGATTCAATCTTCAGCTTTTCCGGGGCGGTCATATGA
- a CDS encoding ATPase, T2SS/T4P/T4SS family, with translation GEALDLLKAWNTGHPGGIATVHANSAAEGLLRIEQLISEASTSPMPQLIGSAVDFLIFIRRTRKGRTVSEVAEVIGYDPVNQKYIMEYIYDENK, from the coding sequence GGGTGAAGCCCTCGACCTGCTCAAGGCTTGGAACACTGGACATCCCGGCGGCATTGCCACTGTTCACGCCAACTCTGCGGCAGAAGGTCTGCTGCGCATTGAGCAACTTATCTCGGAAGCATCCACCTCGCCCATGCCGCAACTGATCGGCTCGGCTGTGGACTTTCTGATTTTCATCCGCCGCACCCGTAAGGGCCGGACAGTCTCTGAAGTGGCGGAAGTAATCGGATACGACCCCGTAAATCAAAAATACATCATGGAGTACATCTACGATGAAAACAAATAA